One Gossypium raimondii isolate GPD5lz chromosome 3, ASM2569854v1, whole genome shotgun sequence genomic window carries:
- the LOC105797145 gene encoding histone-lysine N-methyltransferase ASHH2, with protein MGSCGNMTFVNEPSREVASAAAEQHLCSESMGKLVSEQRACVVIDSNGDYASEPGEDENSACKRSGDIDCKVGIKGEAQIVGSGTKGLMGGECCENSVCLKKNGGEIADASCSKALVGDMCGDSVVCLENNQGDLMGDSGLKELMGNANDDTVVCLKDQGESMNDSDSKELMDDRCRDCIVYSIENQGEKEDGSFPLDLRSDTYRDSTVCSIGNQGENVDGAGSKELIVDICGDAMVCLNDNQGENPDCSGPEELMGYVDNTGYSNEIQCKNVDSGLNELKGDRISDHGVGLNENQDDVDIHDSVTDVCLEKSGPSGEDGTNAAKGSLGLSQDKNTAALSGGIEISTNCEDQMKGDNENVVGLMLKECMGNNQGRICLTGNMGIDDHLDSENDVSQDGEMPIELNTMSTSPKSSVKLDKQDDDERVNGSILQRILEYGEMKFEEKSDAVERKGTDVLNQILLSENFKGPFELIDATGEHKSKDGMSTYCSSSEVAMEEKREVLTEVEANICNQMSSIQGSHLASTSIGIGDCRSDCPRQNDLKDSNTIVGPSLDGESGASPMIESDTCGKISTSCCVETISNLQQTGDSVGSCDGHSQKDDLSSSGLSLERFPKPVETKSTDDLCIELLASRRLFDTQKNAQTVGNDISDSSGDGVAEVSEGRTDFLAYTKAETSSEIIINAKGKACNSNRDSFEQGANCLCDKSTSLSCQPVDVVDNGLSGRLDPQDLLAKDACAAISSSSSIDCSGQRENEGKDIIKADCVLETKNCPTTSSSSRKGRQKGKSSRKTPAKRGARNCSSTKLRHPHESMEFLFKATRRKRSCSSKPARSSIWGLFSNIAKFIEPCPDPSCNEVQNRKPSKARGGRGSGKRSKNRAGQNRKESSGLSSTLTSCLRLKIKVGKEVAPSNVNTLVAEVVDPSVLIGTSFSNYGKETNLQYPTVANIVEDKVELGSEMRFQSKEDQEMVKTCSDVFLTEVKLANKAVRCSENLERLSEDATDSSLISQSDAVAEASQEAIENKCMDPGTSPDSEVINTIPDAQIGLIHQEESLDTVLNTSGALASPRGARTSKGSKRGKKDNHRSPGAASTRKAKSSKSRRSREKTTGNGLVSIEALTSSSAANSSRENWIGVPKEATEMENSMDIKDCCSPDVPDTKNTKHFSSSNSKCNQLSKSSRSQGASKGKSRVSHSVKSRKAKGSKRRGDESKSVSKSKVKEKCSDEEIVARGGKSPVTGNQISDDNEHLNTGNSIESANMVNVDLVPDGVMEQHTQPDNAWVRCDDCHKWRRIPVSLVKSIDEAYHWVCGDNVDKAFADCSIPQEKSNADINAELGISDAEEDGCDGFNYKELEKGFETKRMTVSPPSHFWRIDSNQFLHRGRKTQTIDEIMVCQCKRPPDGKLGCGDECLNRMLNIECVQGTCPCGDLCSNQQFQNHKYAMMKWDRFGKKGFGLRMLENISAGHFLIEYVGEVLDMQAYEARQKEYASRGQRHFYFMTLNGSEVIDAYVKGNLGRFINHSCDPNCRTEKWMVNGEICIGLFALRDIKKGEEVTFDYNYVRVFGAAAKKCHCGSPHCRGYIGGDPLSAEVIVHDDSDEESPEPMMLEDGETWTGFKDVISRSGSSDGAAMQSVESVITDGVLKPENMPEAEDSVNRSASATSELNTVETEDLKGNFQLAIQPEEASPVTIASESVQPDGTEEQKAMNKTSCSIQKLDASQDMSDNRLSSDVIDANKKSKSDAAEDKQVSAKSRPLMKTSRSSSSIKKGKISSNSLSGNKVQTTSNKFQVSTVKPRKFSENSSTCRFEAVEEKLNELLDSEGGITKRKDASKGYLKLLLLTATSGDSGGGEAIQSNRELSMILDALLKTKSGHVLTDIINKNGLQMLHNIMKKYRKDFKKIPILRKLLKVLEYLAGRGILTQEHINGGPYCAGRESFRESILSFTEHDDKQVHQIARNFRDKWIRKPVRKLGYRDKDEGRMEFFRGLDCNRVSASHNHWRDQAIRSTEAINCIMQSVVGSTSSDTSTREGGSSLSVCLSQTNSTRIRKRKSRWDQPADTEKIDSQSPKKLECSLLSALGQATPDQIEKMNSGDNKCQSFSKGEAINIENGNQRFQQDAPPGFSSPLNASLVSSTAPSTATGFPPPKVGQLKCPDVVIAHPQKRFISRLPVSYGIPLPIFQQTRLPEGESLESWAIAPGIPFHPFPPLPPCPPDKKDTRPVSAALSTGINADSKEGQQESRRPSTSCPDESVASTAGGNHPDSDIPGTDIQQTLKRTRESSYDLGRKYFRQQKRKGPPWDKSESFGNNHTGEICCIDVGNINNEPQNSYYSDDINQ; from the exons ATGGGTTCGTGTGGGAATATGACTTTTGTTAACGAACCTTCGCGTGAAGTTGCTTCTGCTGCTGCCGAGCAACATTTGTGCTCTGAGTCAATGGGGAAACTTGTCTCTGAGCAACGGGCTTGCGTTGTGATTGATTCTAATGGGGACTATGCTAGTGAACCGGGTGAAGATGAAAACAGTGCTTGCAAAAGGTCTGGGGATATTGATTGCAAAGTTGGAATAAAGGGTGAGGCCCAAATTGTTGGTTCTGGTACGAAGGGCTTGATGGGTGGTGAATGTTGTGAAAACTCAGTTTGTTTGAAGAAAAATGGGGGTGAAATTGCTGATGCTTCTTGTTCAAAAGCATTGGTGGGTGATATGTGCGGTGATAGTGTGGTTTGTTTGGAAAATAATCAGGGTGACCTTATGGGTGATTCTGGCTTGAAGGAATTGATGGGCAATGCGAATGATGATACTGTGGTTTGTTTGAAAGATCAGGGTGAAAGTATGAATGATTCTGATTCAAAGGAATTGATGGATGATAGGTGCAGGGATTGTATAGTATACTCAATTGAAAATCAAGGTGAAAAAGAGGATGGTTCTTTTCCACTTGACTTGAGGAGTGATACATATCGTGATAGTACAGTTTGCTCCATTGGAAATCAGGGTGAGAATGTAGATGGTGCTGGCTCGAAGGAATTGATTGTTGATATATGTGGTGATGCTATGGTTTGTTTAAATGATAATCAAGGTGAAAATCCAGATTGCTCTGGGCCAGAGGAATTGATGGGTTATGTTGATAATACAGGTTATTCAAATGAAATTCAGTGTAAAAATGTAGATTCTGGTTTGAATGAACTGAAGGGTGATAGGATCAGTGATCATGGGGTTGGTTTGAATGAAAATCAGGATGATGTTGACATTCATGATTCAGTAACTGATGTGTGCCTGGAAAAAAGTGGACCTTCTGGAGAGGATGGTACAAATGCTGCTAAAGGATCACTAGGCTTGTCTCAGGACAAAAACACTGCTGCTTTGAGCGGTGGCATAGAGATTTCTACTAACTGTGAAGATCAGATGAAGGGTGACAATGAAAATGTGGTTGGTTTGATGTTAAAAGAATGTATGGGCAATAACCAAGGTAGGATTTGTTTGACTGGGAATATGGGTATAGATGATCATCTCGACTCAGAAAATGATGTTTCACAGGATGGGGAAATGCCAATAGAACTGAACACAATGTCTACTTCACCTAAAAGTTCCGTTAAACTGGATAAGCAGGATGACGATGAGAGGGTCAATGGTTCCATTCTTCAAAGGATTTTGGAATATGGGGAAATGAAGTTTGAAGAGAAAAGTGATGCAGTAGAGAGGAAAGGGACTGATGTTCTGAACCAAATATTGCTTTCAGAGAACTTTAAAGGGCCCTTTGAGTTAATAGATGCAACTGGTGAACACAAGAGTAAGGATGGTATGAGTACCTATTGTTCCTCTTCGGAAGTAGCTATGGAAGAAAAACGAGAGGTATTAACTGAGGTTGAGGCTAATATTTGCAACCAAATGTCATCTATTCAGGGTAGTCACTTGGCTTCAACATCAATAGGCATTGGTGATTGCAGGAGTGATTGTCCCCGACAAAATGACCTGAAGGATAGTAACACTATCGTGGGTCCTTCTCTAGATGGGGAAAGTGGTGCTTCACCCATGATAGAATCTGATACATGCGGCAAGATATCTACTTCATGTTGTGTTGAGACAATTTCCAACTTACAACAAACAGGTGATTCAGTGGGTAGTTGTGATGGGCATAGCCAGAAAGATGATCTCAGTAGCAGTGGTCTCTCATTGGAAAGATTTCCTAAACCTGTGGAAACTAAAAGTACTGATGATTTATGCATTGAGTTGCTAGCTTCAAGGAGATTATTTGACACACAGAAGAATGCACAAACTGTTGGTAATGATATTAGTGATTCGTCAGGAGATGGTGTTGCAGAGGTTTCCGAGGGGAGGACTGATTTTCTTGCATATACAAAGGCTGAGACTTCCagtgaaataataataaatgccAAAGGAAAGGCCTGCAACTCGAACAGGGATTCTTTTGAGCAAGGTGCAAactgtctttgtgataaatcaACTTCTTTGTCATGTCAGCCTGTTGATGTTGTTGACAATGGCTTGTCTGGTCGGTTGGATCCACAAGATCTTTTGGCAAAGGATGCATGTGCTGCAATTAGTTCTAGCAGTTCAATTGACTGTTCTGGACaaagagaaaatgaagggaAGGATATCATCAAGGCTGATTGTGTTTTAGAAACTAAAAATTGTCCAACCACATCTTCCTCTTCTCGAAAGGGCAGACAGAAAGGTAAATCAAGCCGAAAGACTCCTGCCAAAAGGGGTGCTAGAAACTGCAGTAGCACAAAGCTGCGTCACCCACACGAAAGTATGGAATTCCTTTTCAAAGCTACAAGAAGGAAGAGAAGCTGTTCATCAAAACCAGCTCGTTCTTCCATTTGGGGATTGTTCAGTAACATTGCCAAATTTATTGAGCCATGTCCTGATCCTTCATGTAATGAAGTGCAGAATCGAAAACCTTCTAAAGCTAGGGGTGGACGAGGAAGTGGGAAACGAAGCAAAAACCGAGCTGGTCAAAACAGAAAAGAATCAAGTGGGCTAAGTAGCACTTTAACCAGTTGCCTGCGTCTGAAGATTAAAGTGGGCAAGGAAGTTGCTCCAAGTAATGTGAATACTTTGGTTGCAGAAGTGGTTGATCCATCAGTTCTTATTGGTACTTCTTTTAGTAATTATGGGAAGGAAACCAATTTACAATATCCTACAGTAGCAAATATTGTTGAAGATAAAGTAGAACTGGGTAGTGAAATGCGGTTTCAGTCCAAGGAGGATCAAGAAATGGTGAAAACATGCTCTGATGTTTTTCTTACAGAAGTAAAACTAGCAAATAAGGCTGTCAGGTGTTCTGAAAATCTTGAGAGGTTGTCTGAAGATGCTACAGATAGTTCCCTTATAAGTCAGTCTGATGCAGTTGCTGAAGCATCTCAAGAAGCAATAGAGAACAAGTGTATGGACCCTGGAACTTCACCAGATTCAGAAGTAATCAATACAATTCCTGATGCACAAATTGGGTTAATACACCAAGAAGAGTCGCTTGATACTGTTTTGAATACTTCTGGGGCTTTAGCTTCTCCTAGAGGTGCTAGGACTAGCAAAGGTAGCAAGAGGGGAAAGAAGGATAATCATAGATCTCCTGGTGCAGCCAGCACTAGGAAAGCTAAATCATCTAAGAGTCGCCGAAGCAGAGAAAAAACAACAGGTAATGGACTTGTCTCCATCGAGGCTCTTACTTCATCCTCTGCTGCAAATTCTTCAAGAGAGAATTGGATTGGAGTCCCCAAAGAGGCAACAGAAATGGAAAATAGTATGGATATTAAAGATTGTTGCAGTCCTGATGTTCCAGATACAAAGAACACTAAGCATTTCTCTTCCTCTAATAGTAAGTGTAATCAACTTTCCAAAAGTTCAAGATCTCAGGGAGCAAGCAAGGGAAAATCCAGAGTCTCTCATTCTGTCAAGAGCAGGAAAGCAAAAGGTTCTAAGCGGAGGGGAGATGAGTCGAAGTCAGTAAGTAAGAGCAAAGTAAAGGAGAAATGCTCTGATGAGGAGATTGTAGCCAGAGGAGGAAAGAGCCCAGTAACAG GAAATCAGATTTCAGATGATAATGAGCACTTAAATACCGGAAACAGTATTGAATCTGCAAACATGGTTAATGTTGACTTGGTACCAGATGGTGTCATGGAGCAGCATACACAGCCTGATAATGCTTGGGTGCGTTGTGATGATTGTCATAAATGGCGGCGAATACCAGTTTCACTTGTAAAGTCAATTGATGAGGCGTACCATTG GGTCTGTGGGGACAACGTGGATAAAGCATTTGCTGATTGTTCAATCCCACAAGAGAAGTCCAATGCAGATATTAATGCTGAGTTGGGGATATCTGATGCTGAGGAAGATGGTTGTGATGGTTTCAATTATAAGGAATTGGAAAAGGGATTTGAAACTAAACGTATGACAG TGTCGCCACCTTCACATTTTTGGCGTATTGATAGTAACCAATTTTTGCACCGTGGCCGGAAAACTCAAACCATTGATGAG ATAATGGTTTGCCAGTGCAAACGACCTCCGGACGGTAAGCTTGGTTGTGGGGATGAATGCCTAAATCGGATGTTGAATATTGAATGTGTTCAAGGCACTTGTCCTTGCGGGGACCTCTGTTCAAATCAACAG TTCCAGAATCACAAATATGCGATGATGAAGTGGGACAGATTTGGTAAGAAAGGTTTTGGGCTGAGGATGCTAGAGAATATATCTGCTGGTCATTTCCTTATTGAATACGTTGGAGAG GTGCTTGATATGCAAGCTTATGAGGCTCGGCAAAAGGAGTATGCTTCTAGGGGTCAGAGGCATTTCTatttcatgacattgaatggcaGTGAG GTAATAGATGCATATGTAAAGGGAAATCTGGGGCGCTTCATTAACCATAGCTGTGATCCCAATTGTCGTACTGAAAAG TGGATGGTGAATGGTGAAATTTGTATTGGACTGTTTGCATTGAGAGATATAAAAAAG GGTGAAGAGGTTACATTTGACTACAACTATGTGAGGGTATTTGGAGCTGCTGCAAAAAAATGTCACTGTGGTTCACCTCATTGTCGGGGTTATATAGGTGGTGATCCACTTAGTGCTGAAGTCATTGTTCATGATGATTCAGATGAAGAATCTCCTGAACCGATGATGCTTGAAGATGGTGAAACCTGGACTGGTTTTAAAGATGTTATATCTAGATCAGGTTCCTCTGATGGTGCAGCAATGCAATCTGTGGAGAGTGTAATAACTGATGGTGTACTGAAGCCTGAGAATATGCCAGAAGCTGAGGACTCTGTGAACCGTTCTGCTTCTGCCACATCAGAATTGAACACAGTTGAAACTGAAGATTTGAAGGGAAATTTTCAATTAGCCATTCAGCCAGAAGAAGCTTCGCCTGTGACAATTGCCAGTGAATCTGTTCAGCCAGATGGTACCGAGGAACAGAAGGCTATGAACAAAACCTCATGTTCCATTCAGAAATTAGATGCTTCTCAAGATATGTCAGATAATAGATTATCTTCCGATGTTATTGATGCTAATAAGAAGTCAAAGTCTGATGCTGCAGAAGACAAACAGGTTTCTGCAAAATCACGCCCCCTGATGAAGACTTCTCGTTCATCCAGTTCTATTAAGAAGGGGAAGATTAGTAGTAATTCTCTGAGTGGAAATAAGGTTCAGACAACATCCAACAAATTTCAAGTGTCAACTGTCAAGCCCAGAAAATTCTCGGAAAACTCTAGTACTTGCCGTTTTGAAGCAG TGGAGGAGAAACTTAATGAGTTGCTGGATTCTGAGGGGGGAATAACAAAACGAAAG GATGCTTCTAAAGGCTACTTGAAGCTTCTGCTTCTCACAGCTACTTCCGGTGATAGTGGCGGTGGTGAAGCAATTCAAAG CAATCGAGAGCTTTCAATGATTCTTGATGcacttttaaaaacaaaatccgGACATGTGCTGACCGATATAATTAACAAGAATG GTTTGCAGATGCTACACAACATAATGAAGAAATACAGAAAGGACTTTAAAAAGATCCCTATTCTTCGGAAGCTTCTAAAG GTTTTAGAGTATTTGGCAGGCAGGGGAATTCTTACACAGGAGCATATTAATGGAGGTCCTTACTGTGCTGGAAGGGAGAG CTTTAGGGAATCGATTCTGTCATTCACAGAGCATGATGACAAACAG GTCCATCAAATAGCCCGAAATTTTCGAGATAAGTGGATTCGAAAACCTGTTAGAAAGCTTGGCTACAGGGACAAGGATGAGGGCAGGATGGAGTTTTTTAGGGGTTTGGACTGTAACAGGGTTTCAGCATCTCACAATCATTGGCGTGACCAGGCCATACGATCTACTGAAGCAATTAATTGCATCATGCAATCTGTGGTTGGATCAACTTCATCAGATACTTCCACCCGAGAGGGTGGTTCCTCGTTATCAGTTTGTCTTTCCCAAACCAACAGTACCAGAATTCGCAAGCGGAAAAGCCGCTGGGATCAGCCAGCGGATACAGAGAAAATTGATTCTCAGTCACCAAAGAAACTCGAATGTAGCTTGTTATCTGCTTTAGGTCAAGCAACACCAGATCAGATAGAGAAGATGAACAGTGGGGATAACAAATGCCAAAGTTTTTCCAAAGGTGAAGCTATTAACATTGAGAATGGAAACCAACGCTTTCAGCAGGATGCTCCACCAGGGTTCTCATCTCCTCTCAATGCATCTTTGGTGTCGTCTACTGCTCCATCAACTGCTACAGGTTTCCCTCCACCTAAAGTTGGTCAGTTGAAGTGCCCTGATGTGGTTATTGCTCATCCACAGAAGAGATTCATTTCACGTTTGCCTGTTTCATACGGAATCCCACTGCCCATTTTCCAGCAGACCAGATTACCAGAAGGTGAAAGTCTAGAAAGTTGGGCAATAGCCCCTGGCATTCCTTTCCACCCGTTTCCGCCTTTACCTCCATGTCCCCCCGATAAGAAAGACACTAGACCAGTTTCTGCTGCTCTCTCCACTGGAATTAATGCCGACTCAAAAGAAGGGCAACAGGAGAGCCGTCGACCTTCCACTAGTTGTCCTGATGAGAGCGTTGCAAGCACAGCTGGTGGAAACCACCCAGATTCAGACATTCCAGGTACTGACATCCAACAGACATTGAAAAGAACGAGAGAATCCTCATATGATTTGGGTAGGAAGTACTTCAGACAACAGAAACGAAAAGGACCGCCATGGGATAAATCTGAAAGCTTTGGAAACAACCATACAGGTGAGATATGCTGCATAGATGTAGGAAATATAAACAATGAGCCCCAGAATTCATATTACTCGGATGATATAAACCAGTAG